From a region of the Impatiens glandulifera chromosome 4, dImpGla2.1, whole genome shotgun sequence genome:
- the LOC124936330 gene encoding uncharacterized protein LOC124936330, translating into MMNQSQVMNPVHVIMHHHQLPQVVPHHRSNGIWPQSQQSSIESMNRENYPVQNWIDRRETAGMKSGGRLLGHGGGYRPPNWNQNKNQNHRRFYPNKKLMKKKRFAAPRNTTSFLIRANRCGGIAELVSPYPVTPAILETPQLLPSREVLGDMVKEEWGVDGYGSMNGLIRLKEHEHDEVENENEEGNGSSSSDSDDHIEMEKKLDHDLRRFEMIYRKNYGGRRRDDKLVLENRVNDQDDHISELEKENMLLREKLNFIENEMNDLKKILQNHEGDDDHEEEHSLME; encoded by the exons atGATGAATCAGTCACAGGTGATGAATCCGGTTCATGTAATTATGCATCATCATCAACTACCTCAG GTTGTTCCGCACCACCGGAGCAATGGAATTTGGCCTCAATCGCAGCAGAGCTCGATTGAATCGATGAATCGAGAGAATTATCCTGTTCAGAATTGGATCGATAGACGAGAAACAGCTGGAATGAAGTCTGGTGGAAGATTATTAGGTCATGGAGGCGGTTATAGACCTCCAAATTGGAATCAGAATAAGAATCAGAATCATCGTAGGTTTTATCCGAATAAAaagttgatgaagaagaagagatttgCTGCTCCTCGAAACACAACATCATTCCTGATTCGAGCGAATAGATGCGGAGGAATTGCTGAATTGGTATCGCCTTACCCTGTTACACCAGCTATTCTTGAAACTCCACAGCTTTTACCATCAAGGGAGGTTCTAGGTGATATGGTGAAAGAAGAATGGGGAGTTGATGGTTATGGTTCAATGAATGGTCTCATTAGACTTAAAGAACATGAACATGATGaagttgaaaatgaaaatgaagagggTAATGGATCATCAtcaagtgatagtgatgatCATATTGAAATGGAGAAGAAATTGGATCATGACTTGAGACGTTTCGAGATGATTTATCGAAAAAactatggaggaagaagaagagatgataAATTGGTATTGGAGAATAGAGTAAATGATCAAGATGATCATATTTCTGAATTGGAAAAGGAGAATATGTTGTTAAGAGAAAAGCTCAATTTTATAGAGAATGAAATGAATGATTTGAAGAAGATACTGCAAAACCATGAAGGAGATGatgatcatgaagaagaacATTCATTGATggaatga